The window CAGTTTTATTGTTGACGCTCTTCCGAAGCAGATTGTTGGTCGGGTAGAGCTGTCGCTGTGAAAGCGTAGCGGGCAAGGGTGACGCGAACGCGTCACCCGGACGCAATGTTCCCATTTGAATTGCTGAGTTCAGAGGAGAGCGCCGCGAACCTGCTGGAGCAGGTTCGCTGGCGCGAGGGCCTCTGTTGCCCGCGCTGCCGGTCTGAATCGGTGATCAAACACGGCAGCTATCGAGAGTATCAACGGTATCTCTGTAAGGATTGCGAC of the Haloarcula rubripromontorii genome contains:
- a CDS encoding IS1/IS1595 family N-terminal zinc-binding domain-containing protein, which encodes MFPFELLSSEESAANLLEQVRWREGLCCPRCRSESVIKHGSYREYQRYLCKDCD